Proteins found in one Oryza glaberrima chromosome 4, OglaRS2, whole genome shotgun sequence genomic segment:
- the LOC127771437 gene encoding uncharacterized protein LOC127771437 isoform X2, which yields MEIFQVMEHLGSSSIVRGRGKNKRIWTYFEDEELIKALFEIALDPSWKSEGGFKNGYCQVLENVLAKKLPSSGLTAVPHIESRVRHFRTKFGAIEVMLTKSGFSWNDNRKMIQCEKQQYDDHCRNNNEAKGLYGVAFPHYDTLAAIYGKDIATGEGAEGLGEAVANMEKEIVQDIQDEEDEEDEERVSRETPRRSIDSAAARRSIDSATPRRSIDSTASSSKKRKKDSNKLKNTLSSDPFMDVFANVQGDLRDVTKHVGAMVASMQREAEIQEKAMAEENPLQKIQNEAILECQKLGLTGTEVVNAAAAFVKVPAQMSMLLALPESLRREYVLKILADEAKKN from the exons ATGGAAATATTTCAAG TTATGGAGCATCTTGGAAGCTCAAGCATTGTGCGTGGGAGAGGCAAGAACAAGAGGATTTGGACGTACTTTGAGGATGAGGAGCTGATCAAGGCATTGTTTGAGATTGCTTTGGATCCAAGCTGGAAATCAGAAGGGGGTTTCAAAAATGGATACTGCCAAGTTCTAGAGAACGTGCTTGCTAAGAAGTTGCCAAGTTCTGGCCTTACTGCTGTTCCGCACATAGAGTCGAGAGTAAGACACTTTAGGACCAAGTTTGGCGCAATTGAAGTGATGCTAACCAAAAGTGGCTTTTCTTGGAATGACAATAGAAAGATGATACAATGTGAGAAACAACAATACGATGATCATTGCAGG AACAACAATGAGGCAAAGGGTCTATATGGTGTAGCATTCCCTCACTATGATACACTAGCTGCAATTTATGGTAAAGACATTGCTACTGGAGAAGGTGCAGAGGGTCTTGGTGAGGCTGTTGCTAATATGGAGAAAGAAATTGTTCAAGATATtcaagatgaagaagatgaggaggatgaAGAGAGAGTGTCTAGAGAAACGCCTCGGCGGAGCATCGATTCAGCTGCAGCTCGACGGAGCATCGATTCAGCCACACCTCGACGGAGCATTGATTCAACTGCTTCAAGCTctaagaagaggaagaaagacAGCAACAAACTGAAAAATACCTTGTCAAGTGACCCTTTTATGGATGTCTTTGCCAATGTTCAAGGTGATCTGAGGGATGTTACAAAGCATGTGGGAGCAATGGTGGCATCTATGCAACGTGAAGCTGAGATCCAAGAGAAGGCAATGGCTGAGGAGAACCCACTACAAAAAATTCAGAACGAAGCTATTCTTGAGTGTCAAAAGCTTGGATTGACTGGTACTGAAGTTGTCAATGCTGCAGCTGCTTTTGTAAAAGTGCCGGCTCAAATGAGTATGCTTCTCGCTCTTCCAGAGTCTCTcaggagggagtacgtactgAAAATACTTGCTG ATGAGGCGAAGAAAAATTGA
- the LOC127771437 gene encoding uncharacterized protein LOC127771437 isoform X1, translated as MQFIYLLPGWEGSAHDGRVLRDAIHRPDGLRVPQVMEHLGSSSIVRGRGKNKRIWTYFEDEELIKALFEIALDPSWKSEGGFKNGYCQVLENVLAKKLPSSGLTAVPHIESRVRHFRTKFGAIEVMLTKSGFSWNDNRKMIQCEKQQYDDHCRNNNEAKGLYGVAFPHYDTLAAIYGKDIATGEGAEGLGEAVANMEKEIVQDIQDEEDEEDEERVSRETPRRSIDSAAARRSIDSATPRRSIDSTASSSKKRKKDSNKLKNTLSSDPFMDVFANVQGDLRDVTKHVGAMVASMQREAEIQEKAMAEENPLQKIQNEAILECQKLGLTGTEVVNAAAAFVKVPAQMSMLLALPESLRREYVLKILADEAKKN; from the exons ATGCAGTTCATTTACTTACTACCTGGTTGGGAGGGTTCTGCACATGATGGTCGTGTCCTTCGTGATGCAATTCACAGGCCGGACGGGCTTCGTGTCCCTCAAG TTATGGAGCATCTTGGAAGCTCAAGCATTGTGCGTGGGAGAGGCAAGAACAAGAGGATTTGGACGTACTTTGAGGATGAGGAGCTGATCAAGGCATTGTTTGAGATTGCTTTGGATCCAAGCTGGAAATCAGAAGGGGGTTTCAAAAATGGATACTGCCAAGTTCTAGAGAACGTGCTTGCTAAGAAGTTGCCAAGTTCTGGCCTTACTGCTGTTCCGCACATAGAGTCGAGAGTAAGACACTTTAGGACCAAGTTTGGCGCAATTGAAGTGATGCTAACCAAAAGTGGCTTTTCTTGGAATGACAATAGAAAGATGATACAATGTGAGAAACAACAATACGATGATCATTGCAGG AACAACAATGAGGCAAAGGGTCTATATGGTGTAGCATTCCCTCACTATGATACACTAGCTGCAATTTATGGTAAAGACATTGCTACTGGAGAAGGTGCAGAGGGTCTTGGTGAGGCTGTTGCTAATATGGAGAAAGAAATTGTTCAAGATATtcaagatgaagaagatgaggaggatgaAGAGAGAGTGTCTAGAGAAACGCCTCGGCGGAGCATCGATTCAGCTGCAGCTCGACGGAGCATCGATTCAGCCACACCTCGACGGAGCATTGATTCAACTGCTTCAAGCTctaagaagaggaagaaagacAGCAACAAACTGAAAAATACCTTGTCAAGTGACCCTTTTATGGATGTCTTTGCCAATGTTCAAGGTGATCTGAGGGATGTTACAAAGCATGTGGGAGCAATGGTGGCATCTATGCAACGTGAAGCTGAGATCCAAGAGAAGGCAATGGCTGAGGAGAACCCACTACAAAAAATTCAGAACGAAGCTATTCTTGAGTGTCAAAAGCTTGGATTGACTGGTACTGAAGTTGTCAATGCTGCAGCTGCTTTTGTAAAAGTGCCGGCTCAAATGAGTATGCTTCTCGCTCTTCCAGAGTCTCTcaggagggagtacgtactgAAAATACTTGCTG ATGAGGCGAAGAAAAATTGA
- the LOC127771437 gene encoding uncharacterized protein LOC127771437 isoform X3 encodes MEHLGSSSIVRGRGKNKRIWTYFEDEELIKALFEIALDPSWKSEGGFKNGYCQVLENVLAKKLPSSGLTAVPHIESRVRHFRTKFGAIEVMLTKSGFSWNDNRKMIQCEKQQYDDHCRNNNEAKGLYGVAFPHYDTLAAIYGKDIATGEGAEGLGEAVANMEKEIVQDIQDEEDEEDEERVSRETPRRSIDSAAARRSIDSATPRRSIDSTASSSKKRKKDSNKLKNTLSSDPFMDVFANVQGDLRDVTKHVGAMVASMQREAEIQEKAMAEENPLQKIQNEAILECQKLGLTGTEVVNAAAAFVKVPAQMSMLLALPESLRREYVLKILADEAKKN; translated from the exons ATGGAGCATCTTGGAAGCTCAAGCATTGTGCGTGGGAGAGGCAAGAACAAGAGGATTTGGACGTACTTTGAGGATGAGGAGCTGATCAAGGCATTGTTTGAGATTGCTTTGGATCCAAGCTGGAAATCAGAAGGGGGTTTCAAAAATGGATACTGCCAAGTTCTAGAGAACGTGCTTGCTAAGAAGTTGCCAAGTTCTGGCCTTACTGCTGTTCCGCACATAGAGTCGAGAGTAAGACACTTTAGGACCAAGTTTGGCGCAATTGAAGTGATGCTAACCAAAAGTGGCTTTTCTTGGAATGACAATAGAAAGATGATACAATGTGAGAAACAACAATACGATGATCATTGCAGG AACAACAATGAGGCAAAGGGTCTATATGGTGTAGCATTCCCTCACTATGATACACTAGCTGCAATTTATGGTAAAGACATTGCTACTGGAGAAGGTGCAGAGGGTCTTGGTGAGGCTGTTGCTAATATGGAGAAAGAAATTGTTCAAGATATtcaagatgaagaagatgaggaggatgaAGAGAGAGTGTCTAGAGAAACGCCTCGGCGGAGCATCGATTCAGCTGCAGCTCGACGGAGCATCGATTCAGCCACACCTCGACGGAGCATTGATTCAACTGCTTCAAGCTctaagaagaggaagaaagacAGCAACAAACTGAAAAATACCTTGTCAAGTGACCCTTTTATGGATGTCTTTGCCAATGTTCAAGGTGATCTGAGGGATGTTACAAAGCATGTGGGAGCAATGGTGGCATCTATGCAACGTGAAGCTGAGATCCAAGAGAAGGCAATGGCTGAGGAGAACCCACTACAAAAAATTCAGAACGAAGCTATTCTTGAGTGTCAAAAGCTTGGATTGACTGGTACTGAAGTTGTCAATGCTGCAGCTGCTTTTGTAAAAGTGCCGGCTCAAATGAGTATGCTTCTCGCTCTTCCAGAGTCTCTcaggagggagtacgtactgAAAATACTTGCTG ATGAGGCGAAGAAAAATTGA
- the LOC127772173 gene encoding nuclear matrix constituent protein 1b-like, translating to MAGGGGGGGGRGRGARVAAPAGDSGKGAQAEWLRIYDGIVAMLRKTQAQVEELVAERDHLAAFVKIQHDFMVSRVGRLQSSLQQARKADAIRKRYEAANMEILLGDKDREARSYQKIAELTENDLEDFRISIAALAAENYELKEKLKEVERHAELAKNTVDHHIHSPRDLRAELKKLKHAYKTLSSEKEKEVSALRAEKDFVWNQLRTMENDYTDLLKKKKIEAAQATEAAQKLQKNLEQLQDQNKGNEIGRLQAEAVDAKMNISILEDKLQEMLSLVKEKDLEIEQLKHGQPMTSQINKKDTNQRNRKCRSQDPPSRDKSTNLQATPPGRKVKISRQHASSSKQKQVQSRNNSRRQKIEGDKSEVGEKRKRALPSSSGLQRCSARQQAKSSASPVVQPLLFSPIFRVPKVKTPTPP from the exons atggccggcggcggcggtggcggcggcggccgtgggcgCGGCGCGAGGGTGGCCGCGCCGGCGGGGGACAGCGGCAAGGGCGCCCAGGCGGAGTGGCTGCGGATCTACGACGGGATCGTGGCGATGCTGCGCAAGACGCAGGCGCAGGTGGAGGAGCTCGTCGCGGAGCGCGACCACCTCGCGGCCTTCGTCAAGATCCAGCACGACTTCATGGTCTCCCGCGTCGGCCGCCTCCAGTCCTCCCTGCAGCAG GCGAGGAAGGCGGACGCCATCAGGAAGAGGTATGAGGCGGCCAACATGGAGATCCTTCTCGGGGACAAGGACCGGGAGGCCCGCTCCTACCAGAAGATAGCTG AACTCACGGAGAATGATTTGGAGGACTTCAGAATTTCTATAGCTGCTTTGGCTGCAGAAAACTATGAACTGAAG GAAAAACTGAAGGAAGTGGAAAGGCATGCAGAACTTGCTAAAAACACTGTTGATCACCACATTCACAGTCCAAGAGATTTAAGAGCAGAGTTAAAGAAACTAAAGCACGCCTACAAGACTTTGAGctctgaaaaggaaaaggaagttTCTGCATTACGTGCAGAAAAGGATTTTGTGTGGAACCAGTTGAGGACAATGGAGAATGATTATACTGATCTccttaagaagaaaaaaatagaggcAGCACAAGCTACTGAAGCTGCACAAAAGCTTCAGAAGAATTTAGAACAGCTGCAAGATCAAAATAAGGGCAACGAGATCGGCAGATTACAAGCAGAAGCTGTTGATGCCAAAATGAACATATCAATTCTTGAGGATAAGCTACAAGAAATGCTTTCCTTGGTGAAGGAGAAAGACTTGGAAATTGAACAACTCAAACATGGTCAGCCTATGACCAGTCAGATCAACAAAAAGGATACCAACCAGAGGAACAGAAAATGTAGGTCCCAAGACCCTCCTTCAAGGGACAAATCAACAAATTTGCAAGCCACACCACCTGGGAGAAAAGTGAAGATTTCCAGACAGCATGCATCAAGTTCAAAACAGAAGCAAGTCCAGTCAAGAAATAATTCTCGTAGGCAAAAAATAGAAGGTGATAAGTCTGAGGTTGGCGAAAAGCGGAAGCGTGCCTTGCCATCATCCAGT GGTCTGCAACGATGTTCCGCAAGGCAGCAGGCGAAATCCTCTGCATCTCCAGTGGTCCAGCCATTGCTCTTCTCCCCAATATTCCGGGTTCCAAAGGTGAAGACCCCGACTCCTCCATAG
- the LOC127770089 gene encoding ARF guanine-nucleotide exchange factor GNL2, which produces MARTAAAAVSDDDDDGPPAYTVPRGPRRDPRLKDLGISCMLNTEVAALLAVIRRRPDPYSYLPPSVAAAEEATFAGLIQSLKNLRGLLFQPRHGAWRCSDPAMYLKPFLDVVQSEESPPAATGVALSSVLKILRIDVFDECSPGARDAIQAVLTAVSSCRVERIADPGAEEAVLLRVLQVLAALLRARAAPLLSDHSVCNAVNTCFQVVQHAASGRGSELLQRTARHCMHEILQAVFARLPDIPAADAADADDLSVAGFGARCMADIFNFLCTLLLNAPDMVATGDGHGAFITEEDVQLFSLVLINSAIELGGEAIGKHPKLLRLIQDDLFYHLIHYATETSPLVLSMICSTALNLYHFLRRFLKLQLEAFFLYVLLRLCGGGGGAQLQEVAIEGLISFCRQPTFVIEMYVNYDCDPMLRNVYEEVGKLLCKAAFPASSPMTTVQLQAFEGLVNMLTTIADNVEVDKAPDHAAYAVDISDYRLFWVERWDATAAAGSGNNETWVDFVRKRKLRKKKVAIAANHYNRDEKKGMEYLRLSQLVPTPPEPRSMAFFLRYSPGLDKNKIGELLGDPEEQSLRVLKEFTETFDFTGVILDTALRTYLETFRLPGESQKIQRILEAFSERFYEQQTAEVFATKDAAFILCYSLIMLNTDLHNPQVKKKMSEDDFIRNNRAINAGKDLPREYLSELFHSISGNAITVFSQASAAAEMTPTRWADLVKRSRAIDPFTPCDFKHKLTREVFVTVSGPAVATLAAIFDYTDDEDILNQCVEGLISVARIARYGLEDVLDELLCCLCKFTTLLNPYATTEETLFTFSNELKPRMATLALFTITNRFGESVRGAWKNVVDCLLKLKRLKLLPPSLVDQDGGGAAAVSTERLGHRAKSESGVIFPSSHRGAGTSRHVSGMIRRFSQFLSLDAGGESLLSVGSEFENNLKIIQQCRIGSIFTESGKLPDESVQNLGRALIFAAGGKGQKFSTPVEEEETVGFCWDLIAVVSSANVHRFTTFWPQLHDCFAAVSQLPLFSPCPFAEKAIVALFRVAVRLLSGGGGDRMAEELVFKSINLMWKLDKEILDTCCEGISECIVKLLMEYASNVQTPIGWKTVLHLLSVTGRHPETFDQSVAAMIKLMNDGAQVVTRFNYAACIEAAFGFAALKISPLDISTRILQLMADSVNWLILWHKSGYSDPGNAWSSSSSSSSSSAAAMMMMEDASRMGNLATSMFIKLAEALRKTSLVRREEIRNQAVAELGRAFALAAAGELELGPTGSLACFNLVIFAMVDDLHEKTLEYSRREGAERETRSMEGTLAAATELLADVFVLFLGTLAQGAGFRTFWLGVLRRLDTCIKSDLAAGGGAGVMQDLVPRMLKRMIVEMKEKGVLVAMEGDELWEITHIQIQWIAPAVMEELFPD; this is translated from the exons atggcgaggacggcggcggcggcggtctccgacgacgacgacgatggcccgCCGGCGTACACCGTGCCACGGGGCCCCCGCCGTGACCCCAGGCTCAAGGACCTCGGCATCTCCTGCATGCTCAACACCGAGGTGgccgcgctcctcgccgtcatccgccgccgcccggaccCCTACTCCTACCTCCCgccgtcggtcgccgccgcggaggaggcgacgtTCGCCGGGCTCATCCAGTCGCTGAAGAACCTGCGGGGGCTCCTCTTCCAGCCCCGGCACGGCGCCTGGCGCTGCTCCGACCCGGCCATGTACCTGAAGCCGTTCCTCGACGTGGTCCAGAGCGaggagtcgccgccggcggccaccggcgtGGCGCTGTCGTCGGTGCTGAAGATCCTGAGGATCGACGTGTTCGACGAGTGCTCCCCGGGCGCCCGCGACGCGATCCAGGCGGTGCTGACGGCGGTGAGCAGCTGCCGCGTGGAGCGCATCGCCGACCCGGGCGCCGAGGAGGCCGTCCTCCTCCGCGTGCTGCAGGtgctcgccgcgctgctccgcgcccgcgccgcgccgctcctgTCCGACCACTCCGTCTGCAACGCCGTCAACACCTGCTTCCAGGTGGTGCAGCACGCCGCCAGCGGCCGCGGTAGCGAGCTCCTCCAGCGCACGGCGAGGCACTGCATGCACGAGATCCTCCAGGCCGTCTTCGCCCGCCTGCCCGACAtcccggccgccgacgccgccgacgccgacgacctgTCCGTGGCCGGCTTCGGCGCGCGCTGCATGGCCGACATCTTCAACTTCCTCTGCACGCTGCTGCTCAACGCCCCCGACATGGTGGCCACCGGGGACGGCCACGGCGCGTTCATCACCGAGGAGGACGTGCAGCTCTTCTCCCTCGTCCTCATCAACTCCGCCatcgagctcggcggcgaggccatcGGCAAGCACCCCAAGCTTCTCCGCCTCATCCAGGACGACCTCTTCTACCACCTCATCCACTACGCTACCGAGACCAGCCCTCTCGTCCTCTCCATGATCTGCAGCACGGCTCTCAACCTCTACCACTTCTTGCGCCG GTTCCTGAAGCTGCAGCTTGAGGCGTTCTTCTTGTACGTGCTGCTCCGGctgtgcggcggcggaggcggggcgcAGCTGCAGGAGGTGGCGATCGAGGGGCTGATCAGCTTCTGCCGGCAGCCGACGTTCGTGATCGAGATGTACGTGAACTACGACTGCGACCCGATGCTGCGGAACGTGTACGAGGAGGTGGGGAAGCTGCTGTGCAAGGCGGCGTTCCCGGCGTCGAGCCCCATGACGACGGTGCAGCTCCAGGCGTTCGAGGGCCTCGTCAACATGCTCACGACCATCGCCGACAACGTCGAGGTCGACAAGGCCCCCGACCACGCCGCCTACGCCGTCGACATCTCCGACTACCGCCTCTTCTGGGTGGAGCGCTgggacgccaccgccgccgccggctccggcaACAACGAGACGTGGGTGGACTTCGTCCGCAAGCGGAagctgaggaagaagaaggtggcGATCGCGGCGAACCACTACAACCGCGACGAGAAGAAGGGGATGGAGTACCTCCGGCTGAGCCAGCTGGTGCCCACCCCGCCGGAGCCTCGGAGCATGGCCTTCTTCCTCCGCTACTCGCCGGGGCTGGACAAGAACAAGATCGGCGAGCTCCTGGGCGACCCGGAGGAGCAGAGCCTGAGGGTGCTCAAGGAGTTCACGGAGACGTTCGACTTCACCGGCGTGATCCTGGACACGGCGCTGCGCACCTACCTGGAGACGTTCCGCCTCCCCGGCGAGTCGCAGAAGATACAGCGGATCCTGGAGGCGTTCTCGGAGAGGTTCTACGAGCAGCAGACGGCGGAGGTGTTCGCCACCAAGGACGCCGCCTTCATCCTCTGCTACTCCCTCATCATGCTCAACACCGACCTCCACAACCCACAG gtgaagaagaagatgtcGGAGGACGACTTCATCCGCAACAACCGCGCCATCAACGCCGGCAAGGACCTCCCCAGGGAGTACCTCTCCGAGCTCTTCCACTCCATCTCCGGCAACGCCATCACCGTCTTCAGccaggcctccgccgccgccgagatgaCGCCCACCAGATGGGCCGACCTCGTCAAGCGCTCCCGCGCCATCGACCCCTTCACCCCCTGCGACTTCAAGCACAAGCTCACCCGCGAGGTGTTCGTCACCGTCTCCggccccgccgtcgccaccctcgccgccatcTTCGACTACACCGACGACGAGGACATCCTCAACCAGTGCGTCGAGGGCCTCATCTCCGTCGCCCGGATCGCGCGCTACGGCCTCGAGGACGTCCTCGACGAGCTCCTCTGCTGCCTCTGCAAGTTCACCACGCTGCTCAACCCCTACGCCACCACCGAGGAGACGCTCTTCACCTTCAGCAACGAGCTCAAGCCCCGGATGGCCACGCTCGCGCTCTTCACCATCACCAACCGCTTCGGCGAGTCCGTGCGCGGCGCGTGGAAGAACGTCGTCGACTgcctgctcaagctcaagcgcctcaagctgctgccgccgtcgctggtcgaccaggacggcggcggcgccgccgccgtgagcaCGGAGCGGCTGGGGCACCGGGCCAAGTCGGAGTCCGGCGTCATCTTCCCGTCGTCGCACCGTGGCGCCGGGACGAGCAGGCACGTGTCCGGCATGATCAGGCGGTTCTCGCAGTTCCTGTCgctggacgccggcggcgagtcgcTGCTGTCGGTGGGGAGCGAGTTCGAGAACAACCTCAAGATCATCCAGCAATGCCGGATCGGGAGCATCTTCACGGAGAGCGGGAAGCTGCCGGACGAGTCGGTGCAGAACCTGGGTCGGGCGCTCatcttcgccgccggcggcaaggGGCAAAAGTTCAGCacgccggtggaggaggaggagacggtgggcTTCTGCTGGGACCTCATCGCGGTCGTCTCGTCGGCGAACGTGCACCGTTTCACCACGTTCTGGCCGCAGCTGCACGActgcttcgccgccgtgtcccaGCTGCCACTCTTCTCGCCGTGCCCGTTCGCCGAGAAGGCGATCGTGGCGCTGTTCAGGGTCGCCGTGAGGCtgctctccggcggcggcggggaccggATGGCGGAGGAGCTGGTGTTCAAGTCGATCAACCTGATGTGGAAGCTGGACAAGGAGATCCTGGACACCTGCTGCGAGGGCATCTCGGAGTGCATCGTGAAGCTGCTGATGGAGTACGCCAGCAACGTGCAGACGCCGATCGGGTGGAAGACGGTGCTTCACCTGCTGTCCGTCACGGGGCGGCACCCGGAGACGTTCGACCAGTCGGTGGCCGCCATGATCAAGCTGATGAACGACGGCGCGCAGGTGGTGACGCGGTTCAACTACGCGGCGTGCATCGAGGCCGCCTTCGGGTTCGCGGCGCTCAAGATCAGCCCGCTCGACATCAGCACCAGGATCCTCCAGCTCATGGCCGACTCCGTCAACTGGCTCATTTTATGGCACAAGTCCGGCTACTCCGACCCGGGCAACGCCTGGAgcagctcaagctcaagctcgtcgtcgtcggcggcggcgatgatgatgatggaggacGCGTCGCGGATGGGCAACCTGGCGACGAGCATGTTCATCAAGCTGGCCGAGGCGCTGCGCAAGACGAGCCTAGTCCGGCGAGAGGAGATACGGAaccaggcggtggcggagctggGGCGAGCGTTcgccctggccgccgccggcgagctcgagctggGCCCGACGGGGTCGCTGGCGTGCTTCAACCTGGTCATCTTCGCCATGGTGGACGACCTGCACGAGAAGACGCTGGAGTACTCGCGGCGGGAGGGGGCGGAGAGGGAGACTCGGAGCATGGAGGggacgctggcggcggcgacggagctgCTCGCCGACGTGTTCGTGCTGTTCCTGGGGACGCTGGCGCAGGGGGCGGGGTTCAGGACGTTCTGGCTGGGGGTGCTCCGGCGGCTGGACACGTGCATCAAGTCGGAcctggcggcgggcggcggcgccggcgtgatgCAGGACCTGGTGCCCAGGATGCTGAAGCGGATGATCGTGGAGATGAAGGAGAAGGGGGTGCTGGTGGCCATGGAAGGAGACGAGCTGTGGGAGATCACCCACATCCAGATCCAGTGGATCGCTCCCGCTGTCATGGAGGAGCTCTTCCCTGATTGA